In a single window of the Coffea eugenioides isolate CCC68of chromosome 3, Ceug_1.0, whole genome shotgun sequence genome:
- the LOC113765876 gene encoding UPF0481 protein At3g47200-like, whose product MLGDISVRIDQMRSGLSDTTRTPSIFKVHSKLRSENEAAYEPQVVSIGPYHHGKPELKKMEMYKLRYLNMLLHRRGESSAKNYVEAMAELQEEAKSSYADEINLSDGDFVDMLCLDGCFVIMFLRKLFQLEEYDKNDSIFQMSWLISATKRDLILFENQLPFIVLQKLFDMTKLQDEEAKLNDLAILCLSSLMPGSYPGQSSYSTIAASHRAVHLLDLMHKNLTASFSNTLTYSEPEPTKNLLQKPVIELLSSGTKFERAKKSEPLLRITFKNGVVKIPPLFVDDHTECIFRNLIAYEQYMSKPFETWRYVTDYISFMDLLIDSPSDVEKLRNRDIIRHGLGSDKAVSKMFNKLSSDVSIEVPFCYQEVFGEMKKYSRNRSRTWWANLMRNYFHNPWSIISCLAACVLILLALVQTIFSILH is encoded by the coding sequence ATGTTAGGAGACATATCTGTTCGCATTGATCAAATGCGTTCTGGCCTATCGGATACAACAAGAACGCCATCGATCTTCAAAGTCCATAGTAAACTACGAAGTGAAAATGAAGCGGCATATGAACCACAAGTCGTCTCCATCGGACCTTATCACCACGGTAAGCCTGAACTGAAAAAGATGGAGATGTATAAGCTAAGGTACTTGAACATGCTTCTTCATAGAAGAGGAGAGTCAAGTGCTAAGAATTACGTCGAAGCTATGGCTGAACTTCAAGAAGAAGCTAAAAGTTCTTACGCAGACGAAATCAATCTTTCAGATGGTGATTTTGTTGATATGCTATGCCTTGATGGCTGCTTTGTCATCATGTTCTTGAGGAAACTTTTTCAGCTTGAAGAATACGACAAGAATGACTCCATTTTTCAGATGTCTTGGCTAATATCAGCCACTAAGAGAGACCTAATATTATTTGAGAATCAGTTGCCCTTTATTGTCCTGCAAAAACTGTTTGATATGACCAAGTTGCAGGACGAAGAAGCGAAGCTTAATGACCTAGCTATTCTCTGTCTGTCTTCGCTCATGCCTGGTTCTTATCCAGGTCAAAGTTCTTATTCTACAATCGCTGCAAGTCATAGGGCTGTTCATCTTCTTGACCTCATGCACAAAAATTTGACTGCCTCATTTTCCAACACACTTACGTATTCCGAACCTGAACCGACTAAAAACTTATTGCAGAAACCAGTTATTGAGCTACTATCTAGCGGAACCAAGTTCGAGAGGGCAAAGAAGAGTGAACCCTTGCTCCGTATCACTTTCAAAAATGGTGTAGTTAAAATCCCTCCTTTATTTGTGGATGATCATACAGAATGCATCTTCAGAAACTTGATTGCATATGAACAGTATATGTCTAAGCCATTTGAGACATGGAGGTATGTAACTGATTACATAAGCTTCATGGATCTTCTCATAGATTCACCGTCCGACGTTGAAAAGCTTCGCAACCGTGACATCATCAGGCATGGGTTAGGCAGTGATAAAGCGGTCTCTAAAATGTTCAACAAGTTAAGCAGTGATGTTTCTATTGAAGTTCCTTTCTGTTACCAAGAAGTTTTTGGGGAAATGAAAAAGTACTCCCGCAACCGCAGCCGTACTTGGTGGGCAAACCTCATGCGGAATTATTTTCATAACCCGTGGTCAATCATTTCATGTCTGGCTGCATGCGTTTTGATTCTTCTCGCATTGGTGCAGACCATTTTTTCCATCCTACACTAG